Proteins encoded in a region of the Streptomyces sp. PCS3-D2 genome:
- a CDS encoding ABC transporter substrate-binding protein: MITTIRHRASFRTGVAAAGLLALLTVNACSAAETTSSSKVVNLHTPSWVGAEVNTAVAAYLLEHELGYTVKTKQMDETPAWDAMSQGKIDAILEDWGHPQEEKRYVEGNKSVVAAGDLGVTGHIGWFVPKYVADEHPDVTDHKNLNKYTDLFKTPESGDQGQFIKGDPSYVSYDNALIKNLQLDYKPIEAGAEATHLAQLEQLYKNKKPFLTYWWTPQWMNATLDLVEVKLPEYKEGCDQDKDAVACAYPDVPLKKWMNAKFAAEDSDAAKFLKNFQWTTEQQNLVAKYVAADKMTSEKAAEKWVKENESVWKAWLPKK; the protein is encoded by the coding sequence ATGATCACCACCATCCGTCACCGCGCTTCCTTCAGAACCGGGGTCGCCGCCGCGGGCCTGCTCGCGCTGCTGACCGTCAACGCGTGCAGCGCGGCCGAGACCACCAGCAGTTCCAAGGTCGTCAACCTCCACACCCCGTCCTGGGTGGGCGCGGAGGTCAACACCGCCGTCGCCGCGTACCTCCTGGAGCACGAGCTCGGCTACACCGTCAAGACCAAGCAGATGGACGAGACCCCGGCCTGGGACGCGATGAGCCAGGGCAAGATCGACGCCATCCTGGAGGACTGGGGCCACCCGCAGGAGGAGAAGCGGTACGTCGAGGGCAACAAGAGCGTCGTCGCGGCGGGCGATCTCGGGGTCACCGGCCACATCGGCTGGTTCGTTCCCAAGTACGTGGCCGACGAGCACCCGGACGTCACGGACCACAAGAACCTGAACAAGTACACCGATCTCTTCAAGACCCCGGAGAGCGGTGACCAGGGCCAGTTCATCAAGGGCGACCCGTCCTACGTGTCCTACGACAACGCTCTGATCAAGAACCTCCAGCTCGACTACAAGCCGATCGAGGCCGGTGCCGAGGCGACCCATCTCGCGCAGCTGGAGCAGCTGTACAAGAACAAGAAGCCGTTCCTCACCTACTGGTGGACGCCGCAGTGGATGAACGCGACCCTGGACCTCGTCGAGGTGAAGCTTCCCGAGTACAAGGAGGGCTGCGACCAGGACAAGGACGCCGTGGCCTGCGCCTATCCCGACGTACCGCTCAAGAAGTGGATGAACGCGAAGTTCGCCGCGGAGGACAGCGACGCGGCGAAGTTCCTGAAGAACTTCCAGTGGACGACCGAGCAGCAGAACCTCGTCGCCAAGTACGTGGCCGCCGACAAGATGACCTCCGAGAAGGCCGCCGAGAAGTGGGTCAAGGAGAACGAATCGGTCTGGAAGGCCTGGCTGCCGAAGAAGTAG